The nucleotide window TCCCTACCTGGTGAAGATCCCCGTCCCCGCCGAGCGCATCACCCTCGGCGATTTCAAGAGCGTCTTGCAGCGGCCCGCGGGCGCTAAGTACTTTTTCAAGTCTATGGATCAGGATTTCGGGTGAGCGCGAGGCCTAGACTAGGAACGACGGGGGCTGTGCTTTTGTGGATTGGGTAATATTGAGGGGCACTGGTCTACTTTGGGACATGCTGGGATCTTCTGGGCTATAGTGGAGCACATCTTTACTATACTCGTGTAGATTGGCTGTCCCAGGACGGACAAGGTTATGCTTAGACAGATTGAGGCGCGCGGAACTGTAGGAGGACAGACTGGGCTATACTAAACCAGATTAGAGAAGATTAGGCTATACTGGAATAGAGTGGGGCACACTGGTTTATTTTTGGGTGTTCTGGTCTGTGCTGAGGTAGATCGATCTCTCCGCTGGTAACTACATTGTGAGTAGTCTTGTAGCACACAGGCTATGTAGGGATATTGTGGACTCTTCTGATGTAGATTGGGCTATACTGGTCAGGCTTGGGATGTTCTGTCCTATACTAAGGCAGACAGGATAGTTTGGGGACAGTCTAGTCCGTACTAATGCAGAGTGTTCTGTTGGGATGCCATTCTGGTTTCCAGCGGGTTCTATTGATTGATCTTAGTTTCTTTGGGGGCCTAGTTTTTATTGGGACATTCAATACAAGGGCAGACGGGGCTGATGGGGTCTGTACCAATACAGCTGGTACAGTCAGCTGTATTGGGATATTCTAGTCTATATTGGTGTAGACAGCTGCACGTGGTAGAATAGATTGGGCTACCCTGGGGTAATTTGGGACAGTCTGGGCTAGACTGGGACTTTAAATAATGCAGAGTAGGCCCTTTTGTGTTTATAGTCTTTGGGACTGTGCTCTCTTGGTCCTCAGTCTCAGCTCTTGAAGGGAGGCTGGATCAGGCTGGGATAGCCTGGGTTATAGGAAAGCTGAACAGACTGGGTTCTACCTAGAAAGACTGTTGGACGTTGGGAAGGTGGTACTGTCTTGGGAGTTACCTTGGATTTCAATGTTCTATTTGTCAGCACTATAATCTGgggcaatttatttaacttttgtgCCTTGATTTCGTCTGTGAAATGGAGTTAACCAGAGTAAAATGCTTAGTACAGGTGCATGGTACATTCTTGGTGTGTGGTCATTGCCCTTATTAGCATTGAGTCTAATTCTTAAACTAGGTTATGATGATACAGGATAGAGTCACTTGGCAGGCTGGATTATGCTGAGACTGGATTATGTTGTGAAGAATACAACGTTATGCTGAGACAGACTGGCAGTGACTGGGCTGTGTTGTCACATTGATGATAGGTGGGATTGAGTTGACATATATCCAGGCTCTTAGAACCGTATTAGGCTAAAGAGTTAATCTGACTAGCTATCCCAGTTTgggggtgagtgtgtgtgagagtCTGTTCAGGGCAGCGTGTGTCATAGTTTATACGTTTATTAGTTTAGCCAACAGGTATTTGTTAATGCTTACGAAGTGTCAGGTACTTTGGTCTGTGGCCGGGGACATGGTGTTGAACAAAAGAAGCATTAATGATTTCACTTGGTGATTGAAAAGAAGGTCCGTTGAAGGAACCCATGGGAGAGGTGACCCCCAGGGCTGGGGTTTAAGGTCTGTCAGGAGGAGCAGATTGCTTAGTGCAGAGTTTGTGCCAGGTGAGGCACAGGAGAATGGGGATCTGGGTTTCACCTCTGCTTGGGAGCTCAGTCTAGTGAGGAGGTACTATTCTTTGGTCTAATGGGTATTTTTATCTAGGGGAAGACAGCACATTTTGACATCTTTCTGGAAGTGAGTTAGAGAAAACTAAGGAAAGTATAAAAGTAGAGATGTAGATGAGGACCAAAGCCTTTGGGGGAAGTCATGTGAGGAATAGGGTGAAAGTTGGAGGGAGGCTGCCTGCAAGTCTCCTAAGGTTAGATATTTGGGGCAGCTGGGGCAACCTGAGGGGAAGCCTTTGAAATTGGACTGAGAGGTTTGAATCAGACTCTAGGAAATCTCTGGAACAGCGCTGAGCCCCTGAGGATgagctggggagagaaggagaaataagGAAAGGGAATTGAGTTTGGCGATTTCTTAGGTGTAAGTGTTTCAGCGTCAGAGAAGGGGACTTGGACAAGGTGGGAGAAAAGCAACATCCTTGAGCTGGATGAAGATTGGGAGAAACTTCGAATGCGGGTGGGAATGGGGGAAGCCAGTCCAGTCTCACTGAACTTTATCTTGTCTCTCGGCAGGGTGGTGAAGGAAGAGATTTCAGATGACAATGCTCGCCTTCCCTGCTTCAACGGAAGGGTGGTATCCTGGGTAAGAGGCCCTGCCAGAGAGTCCCTCTGGCATTGCCAAGCTCCTCCAAGCCTCAGCCTGTGCCCGCCCCCTCTCAGTTGCTGGAAGCTCTGGCTCTTTGCCTCCTTacctgtttgtttctttgtttgtttttggccatgccctgtGCGGCCctcggggatcttagttccccgacggggattgaacctgggcctgcctgtgaaagcgccaagtcctaactgctgtactgccagggaactcccatccTCCTTACCTGTTTGGAGAGCCAGCCAGCTGGAGCTCCTCAGCCTTCTCCTGGAGCCTCTAACGCTTGCTGCTGCCTTTTTTGTGCTTTTCTCCAGGCTCTCTCAGGCGCTGTCCCCTTTTCTATTCTTTCCTCTTACTCTCATCTCGTATGCCTCACTTCCCCATTGAGccgttttcttttgttgttgttctttttaaacCACTTGCATCCTTCTAGTTAGTGTCATCAGATAACCCCCAACCTGAGATGGCCCCCCCAGCCCACGAGCCTCGGACAGACCCGGCGCCTCCACCGCCACCTGTACCCCCTCTGCCACCGGAGAGGACCAGTGGCATTGGAGACTCCAGGCCTCCATCCTTCCAGTGAGTCCTTGGGATTCTTGAGTCCAGGGGAGGGAGTTGAGGAGGGAATCCAAGCCCCTTGGGAGGGGAAGCCGAGGATTAGGAGCCTTGTCCCACTGACGCAGTTGGGAAACCCTCTCTGCCCATCTAGCCCTAACGTGTCCAGCAGCCGGGAAAATCTGGAGCCcgagacagaaacagagtcagTGGTGTCTCTGAGGCGGGAGCGACCTCGCAGGCGAGACAGCAGTGAGCGCGGCGGTGAGGGGGGCCAGGCCTGGAGGCCGGCTAGAccgggagctggggaggggttggCTCCGACCCAAAGCCCTGACGAGGCTGAGGAGCCCGAGGCCTGGTTCCTGAGGTTCCTGTTCCCCCTCAGCGGGGGGCCACCGGCCCAGTGGCCCCTCGAGGCTGGAGCGCCACCTGGCAGGGTACGAGAGctcctccaccctcatgaccagCGAGCTGGAGAGCACCAGCCTGGGGGACTCGGACGAGGAGGACACCATGAGCAGGTGGGGCTCCGTAGGCCTCCCCGGggcgcccccccgcccccgccgccaccCCGTCCTCTCCTTTGGCCCCGCGACCACCGCCCGGCCAGCTCCCCGCCCGACCTCCCGGCAGGTTCAGCAGCTCCACGGAGCAGAGCAGCGCCTCCCGCCTCCTCAAGCGCCACCGGCGGCGGAGGAAGCAGCGGCCACCCCGCCTGGAGAGGGTGAGGGGCTTCTTGTGGGGCAGCTGGACCTCAGGGGAGTTGGGGGCGCGGGCCTTGGTTTCGGGGGTACAAGGCCCAGACAGGGAAAATCCTGGGGCTTGTCCCGGTTTGTTGGAGGCAGTCCGGCTCCTTCCCCTTTACCCACCACAGGCCTCATCCTTCAGCAGCGTCACCGATTCCACTATGTCTCTCAACATCATCACAGTCACGCTCAACATGGGTATGGAGGGCgcccaggccctgggggctgggaggaccTGGTCTCCAGGGTCCCTGGGAGGCATGAGGCTGGCCCTTCCCCTCGTCACCTGGCCTCCCTCCACAGAGAAGTACAACTTTCTGGGCATCTCCATCGTGGGTCAGAGCAACGAGCGGGGAGATGGAGGCATCTACATCGGCTCCATCATGAAGGGTGGGGCTGTGGCGGCCGATGGGCGCATTGAGCCCGGGGACATGCTTTTGCAGGTGAGCTGGGGCGGGGCCACCCGCTGACCCAGGCTGGGGccctcagcccctctcccccacctttgacccaccacccctcctgccAGGTGAACGACATGAACTTTGAGAACATGAGCAACGATGATGCGGTGCGGGTGCTGAGGGATATCGTGCACAAGCCGGGGTGAGCCTCTGAGCTGGTCTCAGGTCCTTGTTTctcttcctttgccttttcatctttcgttttattattttaaaaagtggtgaaACATAATGCTCATCAGAAAGTACgtaatatgggacttccctggcggtccactggttgggactccgcgcttccactgcagggggcgagggttcggtccttggtcagggaactaagatcccgcatgccgcaccgCGCTGCCAAAAAACAATACGTAAAGCAAGAACGCGTAATGAGTGAGTCTGGAGTGTGTGGGTGTTTGTGTCCCCACCACCTAGATCATGACCTAGAAGATTTCTTACCCGGGGAGAGCCCCTCACAGTgtcccttcccactccctccctcctcactcccCCAGAAGTAACCACTCTTCTGATGCTTTGGTCATCACGATGGTTTGCTTGGTCGTTGTTTCACCGGCCATACACGTGTTTTTGAACAACAcagtttagttttgcctgttttcggACTTGATCTGAATGGGACCATGCAGCGTATACTCACTTGAATTACTCAGCAGTGTGTTTTTAAGAGTTACCGTGTTGGTGAGTCACCCGCATTGTGGAGTCTTCCACCATCACCTTCTCTGGCCCAGCCATGTCtgtgctcctttttcttttcccttttttgtccCTCACCCATTCTCATTCCAGGCTTCCCCACTCCTCAggcctctcccctcaccccagctTGACTGGCCTCCTCTTCCTCACAGCCCCATCGTGCTGACTGTAGCCAAGTGCTGGGATCCCTCTCCCCAGGCCTATTTCACTCTCCCCCGAAGTGAGTGATGCTCAGGGGCCTGTAGCTGGGAAGGCAGAGTGGGTGTGGATATCCTTGGCCTCCAGGCTACAGGGAGTGGGTGGGTGAGGGTCAAagtggggctgggacaggagtcTGATTCGGGGAGGGACAGGGCTGGCTGGCTCTCTGGGACTGCAAGTGACCATCTTGCTGGCCTTCGCTCTCCCAGATGAGCCCATCCAGCCGATTGACCCTGCTGCCTGGGTCTCACACTCTGCTGCGCTGACTGGCACCTTCCCAGCCTATCCAGGCTCCTCGTCCATGAGCACCATCACATCTGGGTCCTCTCTTCCTGATGGTGAGCCCCCAGGCCCACCTCATCCAGCCTCCCTGGAAGACCACCCAGTGTGGTGTGAATCCACCGCTCCTTGGCCCTACCTGTCATTCCCTGTTTCTCCTTTGTCAGGCTGTGAGGGCCGGGGCCTCTCCATCCATACAGACATGGCATCTGTGACCAAGGCCATGGCAGCTCCAGAGTCTGGACTGGAAGTTCGGGACCGCATGTGGCTCAAGATCACCATCCCTAACGCCTTTCTGGGTACGGCTGGGCTCTGGGCAGGtggtgtggggaggaggaggaggccaaaGCTGGGAATGGTCCAGGCAGGggtgaggcaggagctggggAGAAGAACCTGAGGCCTTTCTTTGCCCTGGGCGATCCAGGCTCGGACGTGGTTGACTGGCTCTACCATCACGTGGAGGGCTTTCCTGAGCGGCGGGAGGCCCGAAAGTATGCCAGCGGGCTGCTCAAGGCAGGCCTTATCCGGCACACTGTGAACAAGATCACCTTCTCTGAGCAGTGCTATTATGTCTTTGGAGACCTCAGTGGCGGCTGTGAGAGTTGTGAGTGCCCCTGTCCCAGCCCAGGGAGAGCGGATCTGGCTGCCTCGTCCTGCCTCTCCAACCCCAGGCCTAGCCCAGAAACCAGCCAGGGCCACCGTGGACGCTCAGCAGCGTGCGTCCTGCACTGGGCCCTGCGCTGGCTGATGACGCGCGTGGGGGCTGACGTCTCCCGGTGTTCTGCCGGACGAGCTGTGCGCCACGTGCACGGTTGTGTCTGCTGGTGGGGAGGGCAGCTTTTTCTGAGTCACATAGAAGCGCGTGGGACTTGTGGCCCTGGCCGAGTTCCTGCCCTGATGGCTGTGGCCGGTGGGACATTTCCTGTCAGAGGCCTTCGTTTTAACCCCCATCGTGGATGGTTGTGGGGAAACGGTTCCCAGTTGCTCTTCATTCGATGTCTTGGGGTGCTGGCTTCTTAAAGCAGTGATCCTTGGTCTGTTCTCTTGCCTTCCAGACCTAGTCAACCTGTCTCTGAATGACAACGATGGCTCCAGTGGCGCTTCGGACCAGGACACCTTGGCTCCTTTGCCCGGGGCCACTCCCTGGCCCCTGCTGCCCACCTTCTCCTACCAGTATCCAGCCCCGCATCCATACagtccccagcccccaccctaCCACGAGCTCTCGTCCTACACCTACGGCGGAGGCAGTGCCAGCAGCCAGCACAGTGAGGGTAAGTCACCGCCAGATCCCCATACAGCCGGGGCCTGGACGTGGGCACCAAGGTGAAGCCAGGGAGCAGAGGCTGGAGCGGGGACTGGGGAGGCCaagggaccctgggctggggctCAGTTgctcccatcccctctccccccacaggGAGCCGGAGCAGTGGGTCGACACGAAGCGATGGGGGGGCGGGGTGcacagggaggcctgaggagcgGGCCCCTGAGTCCAAGTCTGGCAGCGGCAGTGAGTCTGAGCCTTCCAGCCGGGGCGGCAGCCTTCGGCGGGGCGGGGAACCTGGTGGGACTGGTGATGGGGGCCCTCCCCCATCCAGGGGCTCATCAGGAGGTGCTCCCAATCTCCGAGCCCACCCAGGGCTCCATCCCTATGGCCCACCTCCTGGCATGGCCCTCCCGTATAACCCCATGATGGTGGTCATgatgccccctcccccgccccctgtcCCTCCAGCAGTGCAGCCTCCAGGGGCCCCTCCAGTCAGAGACCTGGGCTCCGTGCCCCCAGAGCTGACAGCCAGCCGCCAAAGCTTCCACATGGCCATGGGCAACCCCAGTGAGTTCTTTGTGGATGTTATGTAGAGCCCGTGGTGGGGCCATGTTGGATCTCCACCCTCGGCCTGTCAGTGCGTGGTGCTCCTGTCCTGTGATTGGGTGTCTTGTCAGTCACGTGCTCATTACTCCTCTGGTGCCTCGACTCAGCCTGTCCTGTGGGCTGCTGCCTGCTGTGAGGTTGTTGCCACTGTGACTCTTTCCAGCAGTGCCTGGTTCCTGCCCCTTCCCTCAGGGGTCAACAAGGGACCTTTGgttatttttagctttattgttCTTTATAAGCCTTTTGGGGGGTTAAAATAgacttttttacatttttgggaCTATTTTTTTACTagacattttctcttttgtatgaAGAATCCCTGTCTCCTGGGCCCCTTTTTCTAACCCCAAAATGTGACCTCCTACTCCATTTGCCCAGTCGGCTCTGTCCTGCGCAGGGTGGGAGGGTGGTCAGTCGGTGGTACCCTGGGAGGTGGAAGGGGGTTGGTTCCCCTAGACAGCAGTCCAAGAAAGCTGGGGTATTTGGTATTTGGGGGCTGTGTAGCTGCTTTTGTTACTCTATTTATTTTAGTCACTTGTATAAAACACCAAATAAAGCGATAAGGGCAAACTCCCCGTGCCTCTGGCTCCTTTCtttgggagggaggcaggcagcaAGGGAAAGGACAGAGGTACGGCAGCAGAGCATGACTTGTTAGAGACTTTATTTGTGAGGCGGTAAGCGCTCCCTCTGAGAGTAGGCACCGTCCTGGGCCAAGGCCCCCTTCAAGGCAGAACCAGGATCAGCACAGAAGGGGCCTGGGCTTTGGATTGGGAGAAGGCACATTCTGGGCCAGGCCCTAGCTGGGAGTATTCAGAAGCCAAGGGGGTTGCTGGTGACCACGCCACCCCGCTCCACCAAGGCCTTGGAGATGCTTTTGAAGTTGCGGAAGAGCTCCTGCTGCTGGGGGTCAGACTGCAGAGCAGCCACATTCTCCCGGATCCGGGCTgcagcctggggaggggaaggaggggtgagGTCTGTGCCCCGAGggcccccccgccgccccccgtaCTTGGTAGCCCTGGATCTCACCTCAGTACACCAGCTGTCACAGAGCATTTTCTCATGCTGGGCTGTGGGGTggccctcactcagggcccttgAGGCCCTGGGGGGAAGCAGGAGGAAACCAATCTGGGCTGTGAGCCTGGCCCAGGACCCCCAGTGCCCCCACTTCAGCTCAGGCCTCCCCCACTGCCTCCTCACCTGGACAGAACCACCACCATGGCATAGAGGTCAATGGCACTGTCTGCCAGACGCTGCAGCAGAAACTGTTCGTCTGTCAGGTAGATGGGATGCGGTTGGGGGGCGGTTAGTcggagggaaaggaaaaggagggggGGGCGGGAATGGGGTAGAGCTCACTCACTGACAATCTCCTTCTTGTGTTTTATCAGCTTGGTCTCCACCACTGCAGCAAACtgctccagagcctgcactgcCTGAAGAGATGGGGAAGGTGCCCGGGGCTCAAGTGGGGCCCAGCCCCGTCAGCCTTCGACGCAGACTGTCCCCCCACCTTGACCACTTACTCACCAGCTCACCGCTCCGACTCAGTTCCTGGTGGATGGTGCCGCTGAGACTCAGGCCactgcccagccctgcccgccTTACAGTAAGGGGAAGGGTGACTGGTTAGTTGCCATACCCTGCCCTACCCCACCCCGCCCTGCCCTGGCCCCTAAGCTTACCGCCTCAGCTGTTTGCTTGCCTCTCCCAGCAGGAGGCCCGCATTCCCAAAAGGATTCTTTAGAGCATTGCCAAGCCCTGAGAGTTCCTTTCCTTTGTCCTGTGGGGGGGAGGAGGGTCCAATAGTCAGGACTTGCTGTCCTGCCCAGCTCCTCCCCCCAATTCTCCTCCCTCTTACCATACAGCCCTGCAGAGCCACAAACAGCCGGAGAATGTCATTCGTCCCTTCAAAGATCCGGAAGATGCGAAGATCTCGGAGCACACGCTCTACCCCAGGCTCCTACCACAGGGGAAGACAGATAATACGCCCCTGCTGGACGtgccgcctcctcctcctggccCACTGCAGCCGGCCTGGGCAGAGAAGTGTTCTGTACCTTCATGAAGCCCATGCCCCCCATGATTTGGATGCACTCATCTGTCACCTTCCAGGCTGCCTCCTAGGGACAAAGAAGACACCCAAGATTGGGTTTGGAGCCAAGCTCCCAAACCGGGCTCTCCCTCCCCACAGACCTGGGACCTCACCGAGCCAAAGATCTTGCTGATGGCAGCCTCTATCTGGAAGTCTGTGGATCCCTGGTCCATGTTGGCACTCACCATGTACGCCATGGACTGAGGTTGGGACACGGGAAGGGAAATGGTAAAGGGCTGCATCAGACTCGACCTGATCACCCACATCTACAAGACTGGGTCTACCCTGGCGCCCTCTGGCCCTTGCCTTCACTTTCCAATGCCATGTGTCAGGCACGTCCAAATATTTGGTTCCCTGGTCAGTTCGTCAGGGGCTTGCAGGCATTTGACTTCTTGAAAGGGGTGAAGGAGGAgtaagggtggggtggggtagacCAAATTTCAGGGACCTCTGGAAGCACTTCGGCAGAACAGCATGGCTCTCTCCATCCTGCAGAAGCTGAGCTGACTATGCCTCCCCGCATCCCCTAGGGCATTGGTGTAAAGCTGGAGACCCACTGCCCCAGGTGCTGCTGGGGGTTGTAGTCTGACCCAACTGGGGAGAAGGCCTCAGGgctctggggaggggggtggcccTCACCTCAGTCACATATTGCAGCATAGCCATCCGGGCCAGCTTCTCCTGGATCATCCCAAAGTTGtgaattttttccccaaactggGTACGATTAGCAGCATGATCCACCTGGAAGAGGGCACATGTGTCCCACTGTGGTTCTCTAGTCTCCTCTTtctgggagaggggctgggctgCGCTGGGATGGGTGGGCTTTGGCCACAGCCAAGAGTTCAGTCCAGGCTGGGTGGAGACCTAAGCTATCAAGTCTGGAGCTGTTGGCAGGGGAGGGGCCTCTGATGGAGGGAGGGCTTGCAAGAGACCAGGGACACATGAAAAGGCGGACAGTGTGACTTAGGCTTGGATTGGCTAGCTAGGGACTCAGGCAGGGTACTCACCGCCTTAGCAATGATGCCCTTCATGGTGCCTGCCATGGCCGCAGCCATGCCAAACCTTCCGTTGTTGAGAATGTGCATGGCGACCTTGAAGCCGCCCCCCACCTCACCCAGTACGTTCTCTGACGGCACCTGTACTCTGTCAAAGTGCACCTCTGCTGTGTTTGAGGCCTTGATGCCCATCTTCTTCTCAGGGGGCCCGCTGTGACAGACAGGGTGGAGAAGTTGCcactgggtgtgtgtgggtgagcCATTCATTCATTATGAGCCAGCCTGTAAGAGgcgcaggcaccagtccctggCGTGCCCAGAGGGCTGAGGAGGCCGGGCTGTATCCTGCTGTCGTGTGATGGGCTCAGTGGTTGCTGAAGCCAAACTTTAGGTCAGTTGCATGCATACTAGGCCTAAAAGGAACATGCTGTCCAGATGCTCTGGCTTTTGCACCCATCCCCAGAGTGACCTGTGACAGCCATCTGCCCTGGAACTCAGTACTGCCCCCTCCCTGGCTCCACCTCTTTCTCCCAAGCCCACTCACTTGGTGACACCTCCAAAGCTCCTCTCCACCACAAAAGCTGTGATCTTCTCCTTCACGGCCCCCGTGGCTGTGTCTTTAACTGGTGTCTTGGCAAAGACCGTGAAGATATCCGCTAGGCCTCCATTACTGTGGAAAAATGAGAGGCAGTCAGGATGGAGCTGTGGGGCCTGGACATGGGCAGAGGTGGAGAGGAGGGAAAAATGGGAGAAGAGTGCCTGATCCAAATCTTGCTTCCATTGAGGGTATAGTATTTTCCACAGGGGCTAGGCACAGCTGAGGTTCGGATAGAGGCTGCATCTGATCCACTTGAGGGCTCAGTTAGACAGAAAGCAGCAATAGTCTCCCCTGTTGGAGAGAGAGCTCCTTTACACTGAGTTCTGATGGACATGAAAGGCCCTTTAgtgcccccccacacacacacacaggcattccCCCTTAACGCTTCTGGCGATATTCAGTGTCTTTGTATTTCCCCACTAGCACACTGATGTCTACCCAGAATCTCCCCCAGCCAGCACACCCAGCTGTGCGGTGATCTAAGTACCACGCAGCCTAATTTGTGCCAGGCCCAGGACACTCCCGATCTCTGGGTCTCCTAGGGCTGCCTCACCAGATGCCAGTTTGGggaggtatttttctttctgggcCTTTGTGCCGAAGAGCAGGATGCCTTTGAAACCGATGCTCTGATGGGCCCCCAGGACGATGGCCAGGCCGAGGTCATGCATGCCCACGATCTCCACCAAGCGGGCATACTGGAGGGGAAACAGGCATCTGGGGCTGTAACTGGCTACGTGGGGACCTGCCCTTAGCAGGAAAGTGTGGGCAGCAGGGCAGAGGCTGACCTGGGCATCCCTGCAGAGAGAGTGGGCAGAGCAAGTAGGGCCACGGCAGAGGAGGACACTGGCAGGTCTGTTCCAGGTCTCGGTGGGAGGTTGGTTCCCTACACTATCCTCAGGCAGTCCCCACCTTAGCGATTCATTAGGACTTGGGACCCTGGGTGAGGTCCATGGCCCTTGGGAACTGCAAGTAGTTTGGTGCTAAGAGTCAACATCCCACAGGCCCCCAGGGCAGCTCTTGGCAGAGACCTTAGCTCCAGGAGTGAGGAGTAGACTGGGACACTGGAGGTGACCGAGGGAGCTCCCTCACCTGGGTGTTGCAGAGACCCACACCACCCAGTTCACTGGGCACTTGCAGACCAAAGGCCCCCAGCTCCTTGAGACCCTGCATAGTGGTCTCCTCCACTTGCTCCAGCATGTCATTCTTGGCAGGATCGTTCACCTCCTGGGGAAGGCACAGGATCTCATATCCAGGCTCCTGTTAAGCTCCTTATCCTCTTTCCCACCCCATCAGGGACCAAGCTCTATTCCTCAGGCTGGCATTGCTCACCTCAAAGAATCGGGACACAGGCCCCACCAACTCTTTAAGAAACTGTGTCTGGTCCTCGTTGAGCACTGCAGGGGTTGGAGTGACAAGAGGGACGAGCAGGTCAGGCCAGGCGAGGCGGTCAGGGGAAGACGCCCCATCCCTATCCAGCTCCGCCTATCCGTTTCCTTACCAGAGGGGTACGGGAACACCTGATCAGTGGTGAGCTGGCCTTTGAACATCCCCACAGCAAAGGACTTAGATTCCTGCACAGGGAAAAGGGAGTTTCAGGGAGCAGTGTGGGGTGGGTCTGTCCCTAGATTAGCTCCTCCCGGGCTCGAGTCACATACCGGCTTGGCCCGTTTTTCCCTGGTCGAAGCCTCAGAAGAGAGAGAATCGGACTTCTCCACAGCCGCCTGGGGAAAGGGATGGTTAGTGAGGCCGGGGAAGGGGATTCCAAAGTACCAAGGAAAGCAAAGGGGAAGAGCTGGGTGCCAGGGGAGGGCGCATCCGCCACCTTTCCCCTAGTTTCATCTTCAGGGCACCCTGGTCTGCCCTTTCCCCTACTTTCGGCGCCAGGGCGATCGGCAGGTGACTGGGACCAAGAGGGAGACCCCTGCCGGCGGCGGGGAAGTGGGAGCCGAGGCGGCTTCCCGCTCTCACACCCTCGAAGGTGGCCGTCACTTACCTGGGCGGCCCCACTGGCATAGGGTCGCCAGGCGAGGCCGGGCCGGGACTGCCCAAGGAGCGCACTGGGCCGCGAGCTGTGGGGAGTAGGGGTTCAGTCCTGGCCCGGTGTCCGGGCCCACTGCCCCCTTACCCCCCGTCATACACACACCTCCCGCTCCCCAACCTCAGCAGCTGCCGCCCCATGCTCGGCGCCATCCTCGCCGCCTGCATCACCGAACCGCTTCGACCGCTGCTACCCTGAGCGTTGACTTAGCGCTCTCGCCGGGTTAGCCAAAGTCTGGTCCTCCAGCCTTGCCTCATCCTCCACAATGCACCGGGAGGCCGTGGGCGGGGCTTCCGGCCGCTGGGGCATGCTGGGGGCTGTAGTTCCGGAGCGCCACCGAACCCCTGCATTCTGGTTGACCTAGGGTCATTTCCCAACGTCCCTTGTCTCCCCCAAACTCCTTCATCTCGCCTGTCCGAACTGGAGTG belongs to Eubalaena glacialis isolate mEubGla1 chromosome 19, mEubGla1.1.hap2.+ XY, whole genome shotgun sequence and includes:
- the DVL2 gene encoding segment polarity protein dishevelled homolog DVL-2 isoform X5, giving the protein MAGSGAGGGGAGETKVIYHLDEEETPYLVKIPVPAERITLGDFKSVLQRPAGAKYFFKSMDQDFGVVKEEISDDNARLPCFNGRVVSWLVSSDNPQPEMAPPAHEPRTDPAPPPPPVPPLPPERTSGIGDSRPPSFHPNVSSSRENLEPETETESVVSLRRERPRRRDSTGGHRPSGPSRLERHLAGYESSSTLMTSELESTSLGDSDEEDTMSRFSSSTEQSSASRLLKRHRRRRKQRPPRLERASSFSSVTDSTMSLNIITVTLNMEKYNFLGISIVGQSNERGDGGIYIGSIMKGGAVAADGRIEPGDMLLQVNDMNFENMSNDDAVRVLRDIVHKPGPIVLTVAKCWDPSPQAYFTLPRNEPIQPIDPAAWVSHSAALTGTFPAYPGSSSMSTITSGSSLPDGCEGRGLSIHTDMASVTKAMAAPESGLEVRDRMWLKITIPNAFLGSDVVDWLYHHVEGFPERREARKYASGLLKAGLIRHTVNKITFSEQCYYVFGDLSGGCESYLVNLSLNDNDGSSGASDQDTLAPLPGATPWPLLPTFSYQYPAPHPYSPQPPPYHELSSYTYGGGSASSQHSEGSRSSGSTRSDGGAGCTGRPEERAPESKSGSGSESEPSSRGGSLRRGGEPGGTGDGGPPPSRGSSGGAPNLRAHPGLHPYGPPPGMALPYNPMMVVMMPPPPPPVPPAVQPPGAPPVRDLGSVPPELTASRQSFHMAMGNPSEFFVDVM
- the DVL2 gene encoding segment polarity protein dishevelled homolog DVL-2 isoform X4; the protein is MAGSGAGGGGAGETKVIYHLDEEETPYLVKIPVPAERITLGDFKSVLQRPAGAKYFFKSMDQDFGVVKEEISDDNARLPCFNGRVVSWLVSSDNPQPEMAPPAHEPRTDPAPPPPPVPPLPPERTSGIGDSRPPSFHPNVSSSRENLEPETETESVVSLRRERPRRRDSSERGAGGHRPSGPSRLERHLAGYESSSTLMTSELESTSLGDSDEEDTMSRFSSSTEQSSASRLLKRHRRRRKQRPPRLERASSFSSVTDSTMSLNIITVTLNMEKYNFLGISIVGQSNERGDGGIYIGSIMKGGAVAADGRIEPGDMLLQVNDMNFENMSNDDAVRVLRDIVHKPGPIVLTVAKCWDPSPQAYFTLPRNEPIQPIDPAAWVSHSAALTGTFPAYPGSSSMSTITSGSSLPDGCEGRGLSIHTDMASVTKAMAAPESGLEVRDRMWLKITIPNAFLGSDVVDWLYHHVEGFPERREARKYASGLLKAGLIRHTVNKITFSEQCYYVFGDLSGGCESYLVNLSLNDNDGSSGASDQDTLAPLPGATPWPLLPTFSYQYPAPHPYSPQPPPYHELSSYTYGGGSASSQHSEGSRSSGSTRSDGGAGCTGRPEERAPESKSGSGSESEPSSRGGSLRRGGEPGGTGDGGPPPSRGSSGGAPNLRAHPGLHPYGPPPGMALPYNPMMVVMMPPPPPPVPPAVQPPGAPPVRDLGSVPPELTASRQSFHMAMGNPSEFFVDVM